In Puntigrus tetrazona isolate hp1 chromosome 24, ASM1883169v1, whole genome shotgun sequence, a genomic segment contains:
- the gnptg gene encoding N-acetylglucosamine-1-phosphotransferase subunit gamma isoform X2, with translation MESVYLKLCLYLTALVAVTSGGKMKIVEEPNTFGLNNQLVSQNNRLQAKISPSPVSGPPHLHRLAGKCFNYIEATYKYVFCPFHNMTQHEQSFRWNAYSGILGIWQEWEIQNNTFTGMWMREGDSCGNKNRQTKVLLVCGNSSKLASVSEPQTCVYSVIFETPLVCHSHSLLVYPVLSETLQKEWDEIAQARYEDLITEQGYNKLLKELFEEAGFLRKAQQPKAEESTTSLAHRSLEQCTQDFEKQRAEIERLRSLLTQHNISYQTTTDRTQDQGASPFRDQHLRGDTGFIADLH, from the exons ATGGaaagtgtatatttaaaactgtGCCTGTATCTGACAGCGCTGG TGGCTGTCACATCAGGAGGGAAGATGAAGATAGTGGAGGAACCCAATACTTTTGG GCTGAATAATCAGCTTGTGTCTCAGAATAATCGGCTGCAGGCGAAGATCAGCCCGTCTCCGGTGTCTGGACCTCCACATCTGCACAGACTGGCAGGGAAGTGCTTCAACTACATCGAAGCCAC atacaaaTACGTATTTTGTCCATTTCACAACATGACTCAGCATGAACAGAGCTTCAGATGGAACGCATACAGCGGTATACTGGG TATTTGGCAAGAATGGGAGATTCAGAATAACACATTTACTGGCATGTGGATGCGAGAGGGAGATTCATGTGGAAACAAGAACAGACAGACCAAG GTTCTCCTGGTCTGTGGGAATAGCAGTAAACTAGCGAGTGTTTCAGAGCCTCAGACGTGTGTTTATTCAGTGATATTTGAAACGCCGCTGGTTTGCCATTCACACTCCCTCTTGG TGTATCCGGTTTTGAGTGAGACGTTGCAGAAGGAGTGGGACGAAATCGCTCAAGCCCGATATGAAGATCTCATCACAGAACAG ggttaTAATAAGCTACTGAAGGAGCTGTTTGAAGAGGCCGGTTTCCTGAGAAAAGCTCAGCAGCCGAAAGCGGAGGAGAGCACGACGTCTCTCGCACATCGCAGTCTGGAGCAGTGCACGCAG gATTTTGAAAAGCAGCGAGCAGAGATAGAGCGGCTTCGATCGCTCCTAACGCAACACAACATCTCTTACCAGACAACGACAG ACAGGACACAGGATCAGGGTGCTTCGCCCTTCCGGGACCAGCACCTCCGCGGCGACACCGGTTTTATTGCTGATCTGCATTAA
- the gnptg gene encoding N-acetylglucosamine-1-phosphotransferase subunit gamma isoform X1, whose protein sequence is MESVYLKLCLYLTALVAVTSGGKMKIVEEPNTFGLNNQLVSQNNRLQAKISPSPVSGPPHLHRLAGKCFNYIEATYKYVFCPFHNMTQHEQSFRWNAYSGILGIWQEWEIQNNTFTGMWMREGDSCGNKNRQTKVLLVCGNSSKLASVSEPQTCVYSVIFETPLVCHSHSLLVYPVLSETLQKEWDEIAQARYEDLITEQGYNKLLKELFEEAGFLRKAQQPKAEESTTSLAHRSLEQCTQDFEKQRAEIERLRSLLTQHNISYQTTTALSDRTQDQGASPFRDQHLRGDTGFIADLH, encoded by the exons ATGGaaagtgtatatttaaaactgtGCCTGTATCTGACAGCGCTGG TGGCTGTCACATCAGGAGGGAAGATGAAGATAGTGGAGGAACCCAATACTTTTGG GCTGAATAATCAGCTTGTGTCTCAGAATAATCGGCTGCAGGCGAAGATCAGCCCGTCTCCGGTGTCTGGACCTCCACATCTGCACAGACTGGCAGGGAAGTGCTTCAACTACATCGAAGCCAC atacaaaTACGTATTTTGTCCATTTCACAACATGACTCAGCATGAACAGAGCTTCAGATGGAACGCATACAGCGGTATACTGGG TATTTGGCAAGAATGGGAGATTCAGAATAACACATTTACTGGCATGTGGATGCGAGAGGGAGATTCATGTGGAAACAAGAACAGACAGACCAAG GTTCTCCTGGTCTGTGGGAATAGCAGTAAACTAGCGAGTGTTTCAGAGCCTCAGACGTGTGTTTATTCAGTGATATTTGAAACGCCGCTGGTTTGCCATTCACACTCCCTCTTGG TGTATCCGGTTTTGAGTGAGACGTTGCAGAAGGAGTGGGACGAAATCGCTCAAGCCCGATATGAAGATCTCATCACAGAACAG ggttaTAATAAGCTACTGAAGGAGCTGTTTGAAGAGGCCGGTTTCCTGAGAAAAGCTCAGCAGCCGAAAGCGGAGGAGAGCACGACGTCTCTCGCACATCGCAGTCTGGAGCAGTGCACGCAG gATTTTGAAAAGCAGCGAGCAGAGATAGAGCGGCTTCGATCGCTCCTAACGCAACACAACATCTCTTACCAGACAACGACAG CTCTTTCAGACAGGACACAGGATCAGGGTGCTTCGCCCTTCCGGGACCAGCACCTCCGCGGCGACACCGGTTTTATTGCTGATCTGCATTAA